A DNA window from Flavisolibacter ginsenosidimutans contains the following coding sequences:
- a CDS encoding ABC transporter ATP-binding protein, with product MSEAEEKKRKEAVIVIRDLYKSFGDNHVLRGVDLDLFHGENLVVLGKSGTGKSVLIKIISGLLKPDKGMVNVLGQQVTLLSEKEMNELRLKIGFSFQNSALYDSMTVRENLAFPLVRHNRHLTRREVERAIDAVLDAVGLLKAKRQMPAELSGGQKKRIGVARTLILQPEIMLYDEPTAGLDPITSQDINELINEVNAKYHTSSIIITHDLTCAKNTGDRVAMLLDGKFVRQGTFDEVFSTNDERIKSFYDYNFIQ from the coding sequence ATGAGCGAAGCAGAAGAAAAGAAAAGAAAGGAAGCCGTCATCGTCATTCGGGATTTGTACAAATCCTTTGGCGATAACCACGTGCTGCGCGGCGTGGATCTGGATTTGTTTCACGGTGAGAATTTAGTCGTACTGGGTAAATCGGGAACGGGCAAGTCGGTGCTCATCAAAATCATTTCAGGTTTGCTGAAACCCGACAAAGGAATGGTAAATGTATTGGGGCAACAAGTGACTTTGCTAAGCGAAAAAGAAATGAACGAGCTTCGGTTGAAGATTGGTTTTTCGTTTCAGAACAGTGCTTTGTACGACAGCATGACGGTGCGGGAAAACCTTGCCTTTCCGCTGGTGCGGCACAACCGTCACCTGACAAGAAGAGAAGTGGAAAGAGCGATTGATGCAGTGCTGGATGCCGTTGGCTTGCTGAAAGCAAAACGCCAGATGCCGGCAGAATTATCGGGTGGCCAAAAGAAGCGGATTGGTGTGGCGAGAACCCTGATTCTTCAACCGGAAATTATGTTGTACGATGAGCCTACGGCGGGTCTTGACCCCATCACGAGCCAAGACATCAACGAACTGATTAACGAAGTGAATGCGAAGTATCATACCAGTTCTATCATCATCACGCACGATTTAACCTGTGCCAAAAACACCGGCGACCGCGTGGCTATGCTGCTGGATGGAAAGTTTGTGCGGCAGGGAACCTTTGACGAAGTGTTTAGCACGAACGACGAACGGATCAAGAGTTTTTACGACTATAACTTTATTCAATAA